Proteins encoded by one window of Streptomyces sp. NBC_01477:
- a CDS encoding recombinase family protein, with amino-acid sequence MYCRISQAEDDDQTGVDRQERICRKIAERRGFVINPAHVFVDNSRSAWSRKRKRPGWDRLLVDARDRSFRHIVAYHPDRLMRQPRDLEELLQVSDDHAITLHGEANRRDLSGPDDRFILRIEVAHACRSSDDTSRRLKSAMQDHAREGKPQGGVRRFGYAKGGMTIIEDEAEIVREVFDRT; translated from the coding sequence ATCTACTGCCGCATATCCCAGGCGGAAGACGACGATCAAACGGGCGTCGACCGGCAGGAGCGGATCTGCCGGAAGATCGCCGAGCGCCGCGGGTTCGTCATCAACCCGGCCCACGTCTTCGTGGACAACAGCCGCTCCGCCTGGAGCCGCAAGCGGAAGCGCCCCGGCTGGGACCGCCTGCTGGTCGACGCGCGGGATCGCAGCTTCCGGCACATCGTCGCTTACCACCCCGACCGGCTGATGCGGCAGCCCCGAGACCTGGAGGAACTGCTCCAGGTCTCCGACGACCACGCGATCACCCTCCACGGGGAGGCGAACCGGCGGGACCTGTCCGGCCCCGACGACCGCTTCATCCTGCGTATCGAGGTCGCCCACGCATGCCGGTCGTCCGACGACACCTCCCGGCGGCTGAAGTCCGCGATGCAGGACCACGCCCGGGAGGGCAAGCCGCAGGGCGGTGTCCGGCGGTTCGGCTACGCCAAGGGCGGCATGACGATCATCGAGGATGAGGCGGAGATCGTCCGGGAGGTGTTCGACCGCACCTGA
- a CDS encoding YciI family protein, producing MTRYLISFDDGVMAIPQDELPEVDEAAHKVVREAQDAAVWVFGGGLETQQASVVATDGTVSDGPYPETKAVLGGFAIIDVPSRADALEWAAKFAAACRCPQEVREIMPDPAV from the coding sequence ATGACGCGGTATCTGATCTCTTTCGACGACGGCGTGATGGCCATCCCCCAGGACGAACTGCCCGAGGTGGACGAAGCCGCGCACAAGGTGGTGCGGGAGGCTCAGGACGCCGCTGTGTGGGTCTTCGGCGGTGGGCTGGAAACGCAGCAGGCGAGCGTCGTGGCTACCGACGGGACCGTCAGCGACGGCCCGTACCCGGAGACCAAGGCGGTCCTCGGCGGGTTCGCGATCATCGACGTGCCCTCACGTGCGGACGCTCTCGAGTGGGCCGCCAAGTTCGCTGCCGCGTGCCGCTGCCCGCAAGAGGTCCGGGAGATCATGCCCGACCCGGCCGTCTGA